In Oryzias melastigma strain HK-1 unplaced genomic scaffold, ASM292280v2 sc00300, whole genome shotgun sequence, the sequence GTTTCTGATGTTTAGACTCATGGTTCAACTGCCCATAAATTGTAGTTATGTTTCAGAACACTGAAGATCATCAGGGGTGTTCAGCTGGAGGTgaagaatgaaacattttcaaacatcagttttatttatgtttcattcAAGTCTCTGATGAAGAGATTTGAgttgtttgtatttatatttattcatttatccattcattttcttgaccgcttcttccctttcggggtcgcggggtgccggagcctatcccggctactgatgggcgaaggcggggtaccccctggacaggtcgccagtctgtcgcagggcctcaaccacacacacatgcactctcacaatcacacctaggggcaatttaaagtcaccaattaacctatgaggcatgtttttggatggtgggaggaagccggagtccccggtgaaaacctaCGCAtgcaaacatgcaaactccacacagaaaagtccccagttgatgtttttcagatcccccagcagggatttgaactggggccttctcgctgtgaggcaagattGCTAACCACTGAGTGTTATATAAAgttattttcccctttttctggctaaatgttactttttaaacatgcttttattttgaaagagccaGTGATATAGAAACAATAGAAAGAGACTGAAGATGAGATGAGCAACCCCCCCTGGAATGCTCTCCCCTGTGCAGTGGACTAGTGGGGGAGGGACGGCTGAACCAATCACAGAAAGACTGCTGCAGTTTCCCTCCAAAAGGAACCAATCAGATGTTGTTGCTTGTATtcctttgtctgaaagtttccATGTGGAAGCTTCCAgagtcttttctgtttgtctgcaggctgAGCAGAACTGACTCCTGCAGGATCACAGGAACTTTCAGGGAAATCTCAAAGCAggagaaaagtttctgtttggagctttttgctgtgattgtgagactagcagatgatcggagctgctgctgttcagaggactttggtgtttgttggagctgaagatcttctgcagctgcaggaaccatgtcttcagaaCCTCTGGAAGATTCTTTCAGAGATCAACTTTCTTCTGCTGAAGaaaccttcagactctgtgaaggaaccatcgtccagaatgagaatgaggagctctgtggtcagagcagactgctggatatcacctggaacccgcagcttcagctccatcACACAGGTATGTTCTCTGCAGACAAACATCCatcaacgtctttgttttcctcgtctgagctgctatctGCTGATTACTAAGCAGAGGAAAAGAAACTATCCAGGACTACCTCAGTCGTGGCAAACTAAGAGAAAAGAACTGATTAGTGCCGGCAGGTAAACATGTGGTGAATATGTGGAGTACAGAAAACTTCCTGCTTGGTGTCGCGATGCTTGAGTTCTTCTGATCGAAGCTGTAAGAGAACCACTTGTGCATCTTGTGGCGGTGCGTCATTCAAGCCCTGTTCATCAAAGTCCTGGCCGCTGTGTGCTCTAAGATTATCAGTTTTCTCAATGCCCTCTTTCTTCACAGCTTGGTCCTCTGAACTTCCCTCGTCTTCTTCACCTTCCTCACCACCAGTCATTCTTCCCACCACCATCTCCAATGTAAATTTTGAAGTTGCTGATCTATTTTACAACATAATTTCTGCACAGGATCAGCTTGAGTTCTTCTATCACCTCTCTTGTATTATTACATCCTGTTTTCTGGATGAATGTTTTAACTTCTGTTATTAAGTTTGGGGAAGCCCACCACTATCTGTCCTTCtgcattcattttcttaacccaaaCATTATCAATCTCTTCCTCATTATTGCTAGCACAATTATTCAAACACATCTTCAAAAGCAACCAGCTTCTTTAGCTGCAGATTGAACTAGTATATCAAAGAAAACTCAAACAATCAGAAAGACGGCCTCACAGAGAGTCCAGCATAAAATAAAGGCGGTGACAAATCCCTGCCGTCCAGGAGGAGGCTCCCAGAGAGAGACACGGTCCCTGTTAGGAAGGGTATGTGTGGATCAACCAGGCTTCATTGATACTGAAACAGACTGGTAGCAGACTGGAAACTTGAACCAGCACCACAGGGACACCCCGTGGATCAAATATAATCCCACCTCATGGCATAGCCAGAGATCTCAGAGAACCTCCAGGCCCAGGAAACCAATGCCTAAAGGACACAACCACTCCCAGAATAGATGGGGAAGGGAACAGAAGATCAAGGGGCACCTCTCAACTAGTGTGAGgagtcacaaacgggcagacagctggttacacgtgcagcaggtttattactTCAGACAGGAACGAAAGACAGCTGAAAGTCCACAAAgttaaatcagagtcagacatgcagaggtcaatcacaagcatggaGTCAttcaagaagagagtagagtagtcagGGTCCAGGTTAGGGTCAGGGCagccaacaacaaaacagatgaagcagggtcagaaagaGAAGATTAGGGTCCAAAATGAAACGCTCGGTAAAGCAGAcaaagtggcacaaacaatacttcataCTTTAGGTCCCCTTTAAGAATCAGGTGGGTGAATGTCAAATTGGAGTCAGGTGAGTTAGAACACTGGGGACTggtaattttttcttttagtgcttgacaacacaaaactttaaaaggtaacagaaaaaaaatcaaaggtatcttttttgtctttttgtcccTGCAGTCCTTCCCCAACATTTTGTGACTGAAGAAGACAATGTTTGCTATCAGCAAAGGAATTTAAGAAtggaacaggaggaaccagaacctcctcaggtgaaagaggaacaggaggaaccagaacctcctcaggtgaaagaggagcaggaggaaccagaacctccaaaTATTAAAGACgagcaggaggaaccagatACCCCGCAAGTTAAAGAGGAGAAATGGGAAGTACCACAACTTCTACTGACAAAACAGGAGCAAGAAGAGTTCTGCATCAGTCAGaatgaagagcagcttgatctgaagcaggagactaAAACCTTGATTGAGATTCCTACTTTTGATGAACATGttcacagtgaagcagatctaaacaatcagcagagctttaatggaactgatagtcagaatgaagaaggaaaccaacatgaagaatccaCATCAAAtgcagatgaagagacagagccacagaacagagatcagaggaagagaagagacagaagtcatgtccaatCTTCAAACAAGAGACTTGTAAAGTCTGATGAACGCTCAATAACTCATgaaggagagaagccttttctgtgtaaagaatgtgataaaagttttcattttgtctctaATCTCagaacacacatgagaactcatacaggagagaagccttttttgtgtaaagaatgtgataaaagttttcgTTTTGTATctaatctcaaaacacacacgagaactcacacaggagagaagccttttttgtgtaaagaatgtgaaaaaagttttaatcaaatatctCATCTTAcaaaacacatgagaactcacacaggagagaagcctttttcttgtacaCAATGTAACAAAAGTTATAGAAACaggtgggatttaaaaaaacacatcagaattCATACTGCAGAgaacccccttttttttgtaaagtttgtgcaaaaaaatgtaagtctGTGCAAGAACTTAAAAGGCACATGAACTCATACTGTAGAGTTGCCTTTTGTGTATAAAATGAAGCAtgatttttaattgaacatttaAGCTCAATCCAAATACTTTCCTTCTCCCTCTCTCTTAGCCCCCCTCCCCTTCAGTCACCCCTCTGTGCTTGCTCCAAATGGAGGGTGATGACAACACAGTGTTTATTAATTTGGTTGTGACTTTtttcgatgatgtcatcaatgtcgctggttttataactttaaaaaggtcttgctacaacataaagtcattaggGCGACAGTAGCTTAgatggtagagcgggtcggccaatgatcgaaagataggcggttcgattccggctcccgccagccaaaggttgttgtgtccttgggcaaggcacttaaccctacttgcctccagtgtggctccactggtgtatGAATGCTTATTTATGAttcggtgatggtcagaggggccgtatgtactggcagccacgcctctgtcagtctgccgAGGGCAGCTCTGGCTACAGTAGTGGCTTACCAttaccaagtatgaatgaggtgtgaatgaataatggtaATATACAATGTAAGCGTTTTTAGCGTCTgaaaaagcgcagataaatctaatttGTAATTGTTACTATTACCTACATTTCAATGTACAAAGAGAAGAATAGTGCTCTCAGCGCGATGCGGTTTGCTCTTGCGACAGTGGACTTTGGACCcttctgtttggagtgtgaaacttaaaaaataatgatccTGGACaggactttgacttcaactgccccttcaaaacgaggggaagggctaagggaaggggagtattcggatctgGCCTGAGCCTCAAAGCACACATGTAACCTCACACTGGAGAGAAGGCCTTTTCTTGCAAAGAATGTGAtcaaagttttagtcaaatttctCATCTCATATCCTACTTGAGAAGTCATAAAGacagtgaaatgtttttaaagaggaagatgagacgGCAGAGCCAACAATGAAGATGAGTTGAAGTCAGCTATCAAATGAACCTGAGCTTTTATTCCATGTACACAGAGCCACATGCTGATGGCCTCCATACCACATTGATGCAGTCATTCaatgaaaaggaggaacaaGTGATTATTGAATGGAGACAAAAGAACACTTTTCtgaaatctgacatgtgctgaaaacatcctttaatgatttttctgaatattctcattttaagactcatttattttttagattgttATTATCTATAAGATCACATTTCATAACATGGCGGATTGTGAAAATTATCCTATACATCATAAGTTTCACTTTtggaatttataaaaaaatattattaaactTAATCATCAAATTCATTCTTTAGACATATCTCctaataaaaaggttttgttaAGGTAAGGTtagatttttaatgaaattttgaCAATGTTTaatgtctgttgttttttattagtgtttttttttgtattttcttagataatttacagttaaattaaccattgttgttttagtttatgcTGAGACAATGTTGCCTATGTATGTGTATCCATGAGAAGACTAGAATTATTGTAATGTGTCTCTAATACTAACCCTTTTCTTGTGATTCATGAATgtttcattattgttttttaatccaaaatagagttagtttatgttttgttgagtcatgttagcaaataacatttttcggatgaaaaaaattagtaaaaattcATTATGGAAGGAAGACTcatatttatgtgtttgtgttattgtgattactgttttgtatcagagattagaagtgtttctctgttctttttagttctcagtgttctgtctcaatctttcctgtgaagaataaagtggacgtgaacatcagtcagaagtgtggagtctttcccacagtgtggctttctgctgtttgttggttctctgctggttccaaagctggactcctcaagtccagttctgactgctgagCTCAGGACTGAGGTCAGATCACAGAGCTCCATCAGGAGGTGTGAAGAAGACTGAAGTCAACAAACTGCTTCTTTGTGCTTTTCTCAACAATCTGAGTGCAGCAGTGAGTGTCAGAACAGCTCTGCCATAAAAACATCTGCTTAGACCAATTACTGTCTTCTGGCTctaaatggcgactgaattggtcTCATTTTGCTGGAACTGGAAGTAAGgtgttttctatgggtgatgtcacactcgctcagtccggTTCTCTTCAACAGTCAATGGAGGGAGCAGAGAAATGAACTTCATAGATTATTAATCATTGCAGAAAATGATCTGAATAAACCgtaaaaacatcaaagctcCAACAATATAAGTATGTCAAAATAACAAGTTTCTGTGATGAAAAACTGTCTGCCTCCTTCATCTGgagtttggtgttttttcaAAGAGAAATCGAGTCAAAGAATATTGAAAGTTTGAGGTCATTTAAAGAAGAACCAAATGAAGAacttataactttttttttttgggatatAACTTTTTATTGAGAAAGGGACAGTGcatattaatgaacattaaaacaaacgtaaatatgccagattatagcctcaggctaatttccatctggagTCCCTTAGCAGGTTgatgttaaaagaaataaaacagaatttaagaGATAAACACTACACATACAATTGTAAAACACAGGTTAAATACagtgtacaaaataaaacaaataaaatacagaaaagatttaaacatatataattttttaaaaatcggaGCTTGCTTTGTAAGTTTTCTTATTTCTGGTCATTTGTGATTGCAGATTTGAGACTCCAAAAGCCActgtttcagctgttttttaaaaatgacaaaattttcTTCACCCGTTTATGTGCAGTTAGgcttttaagtttacaaattctGGAAGGAATGaggatttctgtttgtttttcagagattctgaatgaaaacacaaaccctTTTCTCCACTCATGGTTAGTGGTTGATGAAGACATTTATGGTTAAACAAGAGTGATACAGAGAAGCAGAAGGCAGGATTACAAGTTCTTGATCCAACAATTGAGGCTGATACATGACAGGAAAGGATGGAAGATCCAGATCTGTAGGGTTCCAGATCAAAAGTAAAGTCTAACttctttatattaaaaaaaaaaaatctcaaaaaattATCCCAATGTTTTAatccttaaaatgtaaatgccTCTCAGGGGTTCTTTATGtctctatttttttgtaaagtgttaAATCAAGCTAGAAATCAAAGTGATTTAGTTCAAACTTTTCCCACAGCGTTTCTATTTTTGTTAACGGAGTGAAATCTGTTTAGAAGTTTTAACGCAGAGCTTGGAAACATGTTAGTATTAATAGGACTCCATCTAGCATGATGCTCTGACACGTGACTGTGGGGGTTTCCTCGCCTTCTTTTAGCTGTGTGTGGATGTTTAAAGAGTTTTATGAAtccaaaactgacaaaaatgagGATTGTAAGTAATTCTATGGTTCTAATCAAAAATGAGACTGATGTTGTTTGAGAGAACAGTTTTCTACTTTATTTGTCCTCTTTCCTTAAAGTAAGAGCTGATGATGGAGGTGAAGCAGGAGTAGGAGGTTCATCTACTGAAGCTgcctttgtgttttgtttgcaggtttttcttatttaaggaaagatgacaaaaaaggagaaaactgtTCTCTCAAACtcctctgtttttcttctttttttttaacaatttctaaGCTTGTACTCTGACAATTCAAACCAAATCATCACTTTTAATTATCATTCTGGTAATATTTTGGttcataaaacactttttaaaactgaatttcatcaattaaaacattaaaatgtgaaatagaatCTGGAGTGTGGACTTGAGGATCTTCCTTGGGgttcagaaacacaaacttcCAATCTGAACTGTTGGAACCGACTGAAATCTAACATTAGAAAACTTCCCCACTTCAACTAGCTCAGCTTGTTAGCTAAACAGCAAGAAACAGACAGAATTGAGCCTCTCCAAAACAGAAACTAGAGCTTCCTG encodes:
- the LOC118598290 gene encoding zinc finger and SCAN domain-containing protein 2-like, with the protein product MEQEEPEPPQVKEEQEEPEPPQVKEEQEEPEPPNIKDEQEEPDTPQVKEEKWEVPQLLLTKQEQEEFCISQNEEQLDLKQETKTLIEIPTFDEHVHSEADLNNQQSFNGTDSQNEEGNQHEESTSNADEETEPQNRDQRKRRDRSHVQSSNKRLVKSDERSITHEGEKPFLCKECDKSFHFVSNLRTHMRTHTGEKPFLCKECDKSFRFVSNLKTHTRTHTGEKPFLCKECEKSFNQISHLTKHMRTHTGEKPFSCTQCNKSYRNRWDLKKHIRIHTAENPLFFVKFVQKNVSLCKNLKGT